The following are encoded together in the Vibrio zhugei genome:
- a CDS encoding IS4 family transposase produces the protein MFLRQALNQVHKFSAEQLSGLSDLLSPELISQCLEDTGITTVRRRRLPMEMMVWSVVGMSLYRHLSMEKVVSKLDILLPGKKPFVAPSAVIQARQRLGSDVMKSVFTQTQKIWHDKTPHPDWHGLTLHAVDGVVWRTPDTKENGETFSRTRNQKCSSEYPQVRMVCHMELTSHLLNSASFDSTSTSEVDLTTELIEQSPDNSLTIFDRGFYALGLLHRWQTTGTERHWLIPMRKGAQYTTLRQLGRGQELVELTLSPQAKKKWHDAPETLEARLITKTIKGKEVRLLTSMTDPLRYPGQDIAELYSHRWEIELGYREMKQYMLQNTLTLRSKKPELVEQELWGMLLAYNLLRFLMCQMAYDQNKVMPYQIGFKQASLFLIGQLQQLPSVAPGRVPEVMNYILDMAESFTLPERRERSYPRAVKRRPSRYATRPSKRC, from the coding sequence ATGTTTTTAAGACAAGCACTTAACCAAGTACACAAATTTTCTGCTGAACAACTTTCGGGGTTATCTGACCTACTTTCCCCTGAACTCATTTCGCAATGTTTAGAAGATACCGGAATTACCACAGTTCGTAGACGAAGATTGCCTATGGAGATGATGGTATGGAGTGTCGTTGGGATGTCTTTATATCGTCACTTGTCTATGGAGAAAGTTGTGTCGAAACTGGATATCCTCCTTCCAGGTAAGAAGCCATTTGTTGCTCCAAGTGCCGTCATCCAAGCCAGACAACGGTTGGGCTCCGATGTCATGAAATCCGTTTTTACTCAAACACAGAAGATTTGGCATGATAAAACGCCTCATCCAGACTGGCATGGACTCACGCTTCATGCTGTCGACGGCGTCGTCTGGCGAACGCCAGATACGAAAGAAAACGGTGAGACATTCAGTCGGACTCGGAATCAAAAGTGCTCGTCCGAATATCCTCAAGTGCGCATGGTCTGCCACATGGAGCTGACTAGTCATCTTCTAAATAGCGCTTCGTTCGATTCCACATCAACAAGTGAAGTGGACCTAACAACGGAGCTCATAGAGCAATCACCAGATAATAGCCTGACTATCTTCGATAGAGGTTTTTATGCGCTAGGGCTTTTACACCGTTGGCAGACAACAGGGACAGAAAGACATTGGCTAATTCCCATGCGTAAAGGGGCGCAATACACGACACTTCGCCAATTAGGACGTGGTCAAGAGCTGGTTGAGTTAACGCTATCCCCACAAGCGAAGAAGAAGTGGCACGATGCACCAGAAACACTCGAGGCTCGATTAATCACCAAGACGATAAAGGGGAAGGAAGTTCGGTTATTAACCTCAATGACAGATCCCTTGCGTTACCCAGGGCAAGACATAGCCGAGCTATATAGCCATCGGTGGGAAATCGAACTTGGTTATCGAGAAATGAAGCAATATATGCTGCAAAACACCCTAACCCTAAGAAGTAAAAAGCCTGAGCTAGTAGAACAAGAATTATGGGGCATGCTGCTGGCTTACAACTTACTTAGGTTCTTGATGTGCCAAATGGCTTACGATCAAAACAAGGTCATGCCTTACCAGATAGGGTTCAAACAAGCTTCGTTGTTCTTAATAGGGCAATTACAGCAACTGCCGTCAGTGGCACCGGGAAGGGTCCCGGAGGTGATGAATTACATCTTAGATATGGCTGAGAGTTTTACGCTGCCAGAAAGGAGAGAACGAAGCTATCCAAGAGCAGTAAAAAGAAGGCCCAGTCG
- the rne gene encoding ribonuclease E — protein sequence MKRMLINATQKEEMRVALVDGQRLFDLDIESPGHESKKSNIYKGRITRIEPSLEAAFVDYGAERHGFLPLKEIAREYFPSGYTFKGRPSIKEVLKEGQEVIVQVEKEERGSKGAALTTMISLAGSYLVLMPNNPKAGGISRRIEGEERTALKAAIDTLPKDKGIIVRTAGVGKSAEDLASDFGYLTNLWERIQVAAKSQPAPFLIHQESNVVVRAIRDYLRRDIGEIMIDSQTIYDRVMEHINDVRPDFVSRVKKYDGDVPLFSHFQIESQIESAFQREVRLPSGGSIVIDPTEALTSIDINSSRSTKGGDIEETALNTNLEAADEIARQLRLRDLGGLVVIDFIDMTPVRHQREVESRIREAVHMDRARVQIGRISRFGLLEMSRQRLSPSLAEASHHICPRCSGTGVVRDNESLALSVLRLVEEEALKDNTAQVLAVVPVSIASYLLNEKRRSVNHIERNQEVKITIIPNSDMETPHFEVLRIREGEEHDLLSYLVPKKLEQMKEAESKENGEAALKPKRIEEPVLKSFTSHSANTAAKQAKPETAKADTAQHASQPGLFSRIVTGLKKLLNPEPQTATPAKETSVETAQAQTDTKQDTQNDKSKSHQSRRDNNNDRRRPQRDRNQNRRNGNKSANANSQGNNTETTAQDKSANDNKDNGNQNRKPKQERKPRQDRKPKQDRRNNNDNDEAKPTKVQEQGRQIAEEAHTPQQDNKPQQKDNQADAKNVKVKERRQRRKLTKQVRVNSKVTEKITDEADVSAQAPVQATLDEQTAAPIAPQAEASVTTDETTADKPKEQKQRRNRRSPRHLRASGQRRRRGRDRRPNPFRLRKGGVASPEMAMGKVMPSYGITKQTPKAEKPAQEQKSEQNVTPIGGFAFPEMAMGKVIIRREESQTTEPLVKSQPAQEVTVETTVASHVEEHTIESSVAQQQVAESTVETTDNVAKSVTETPAESTEQGVVDTAVDDSATPVAPVSADATPDAQPATPEVKVTDNKASDMKHYKLHASSEMTKAPGTHEMAEITINAAPFRTERYQSKGAGSQAARSQASAEMANTAK from the coding sequence ATGAAAAGAATGCTAATTAACGCAACTCAGAAAGAAGAGATGCGTGTCGCGTTGGTTGATGGCCAACGTTTGTTCGACTTGGACATCGAAAGTCCAGGACATGAATCTAAGAAATCAAACATATACAAAGGACGTATTACCCGCATTGAACCAAGCTTGGAAGCAGCGTTCGTCGACTATGGCGCAGAACGACACGGTTTCCTTCCTCTTAAAGAAATAGCACGCGAATACTTTCCCTCTGGATACACTTTTAAAGGCCGACCAAGCATCAAAGAAGTGCTTAAAGAAGGCCAAGAAGTTATTGTTCAAGTAGAGAAAGAAGAACGTGGTAGTAAAGGCGCGGCCCTAACAACGATGATTTCGTTAGCGGGAAGCTACTTGGTTCTTATGCCAAATAACCCGAAAGCGGGCGGCATTTCACGTCGTATCGAAGGTGAAGAGCGCACAGCATTGAAAGCGGCCATCGACACTTTGCCTAAAGATAAAGGCATTATTGTACGTACGGCTGGCGTGGGCAAAAGTGCGGAAGATCTCGCCAGTGACTTTGGTTATCTCACCAACCTTTGGGAACGTATTCAAGTTGCGGCTAAATCTCAACCAGCACCGTTTCTGATCCATCAGGAAAGTAACGTGGTTGTACGTGCGATTCGTGATTATTTACGTCGTGATATCGGCGAAATCATGATCGATAGCCAAACCATTTACGACCGTGTCATGGAGCACATCAACGATGTTCGTCCTGACTTTGTCAGTCGCGTGAAGAAATACGACGGCGATGTTCCTCTGTTTAGTCACTTCCAAATCGAAAGCCAGATCGAATCGGCGTTCCAACGAGAAGTCCGTTTGCCGTCAGGTGGTTCGATTGTTATCGATCCGACAGAAGCCCTCACCTCGATCGATATTAACTCCTCTCGTTCAACGAAAGGCGGTGATATTGAAGAAACGGCCCTCAATACCAACTTAGAAGCGGCCGATGAAATCGCCCGTCAATTGCGATTGCGTGATTTAGGCGGTTTGGTCGTGATCGACTTTATCGATATGACGCCCGTTCGCCATCAACGCGAAGTCGAAAGTCGTATCCGTGAAGCGGTTCATATGGACCGAGCGCGCGTACAAATCGGCCGTATTTCCCGTTTTGGTTTATTGGAAATGTCTCGCCAGCGCTTAAGCCCTTCTCTGGCTGAAGCCAGTCACCATATTTGTCCACGTTGTTCGGGGACAGGTGTGGTTCGTGATAACGAATCTTTAGCGCTATCGGTATTACGTTTGGTGGAAGAAGAAGCCTTAAAAGACAACACAGCACAAGTATTGGCTGTCGTTCCTGTCTCCATTGCGTCTTACCTACTCAATGAGAAGCGTCGTTCTGTCAACCACATTGAACGTAACCAAGAAGTCAAAATCACCATCATCCCTAACTCGGATATGGAAACGCCGCATTTCGAAGTACTGCGTATTCGTGAAGGTGAAGAGCACGACTTACTTTCTTATCTAGTGCCGAAAAAACTCGAGCAAATGAAAGAAGCGGAAAGTAAAGAGAATGGCGAAGCCGCTCTGAAACCAAAACGCATTGAAGAGCCTGTGTTGAAAAGCTTCACTTCGCACTCGGCCAACACTGCTGCGAAACAAGCGAAGCCAGAGACTGCGAAAGCGGACACTGCGCAACACGCATCGCAACCCGGTCTGTTCTCGCGCATTGTCACAGGGCTTAAAAAACTGTTAAACCCAGAGCCTCAAACCGCAACACCTGCGAAAGAGACCAGCGTTGAAACCGCTCAAGCGCAAACTGACACCAAACAAGACACTCAAAACGACAAGAGCAAATCGCACCAGTCGCGTCGTGACAATAATAATGATCGCCGTCGTCCACAGCGCGACCGTAATCAAAATCGTCGCAACGGTAATAAGTCAGCCAACGCAAATAGCCAAGGCAATAACACTGAAACGACTGCGCAAGATAAATCGGCGAACGACAACAAGGATAACGGCAATCAAAACCGTAAACCTAAGCAAGAGCGTAAGCCACGTCAAGATCGTAAGCCTAAGCAAGATCGTCGTAATAACAACGATAATGACGAGGCGAAGCCAACGAAAGTCCAAGAGCAGGGCCGTCAAATTGCTGAAGAAGCACACACGCCTCAGCAAGATAACAAGCCACAGCAAAAGGACAATCAAGCAGACGCTAAAAATGTCAAAGTGAAAGAGCGTCGTCAGCGTCGTAAACTCACTAAGCAGGTTCGTGTCAACTCGAAAGTGACCGAAAAAATCACCGACGAAGCGGACGTGTCTGCACAAGCGCCAGTACAAGCGACACTTGATGAGCAAACCGCTGCTCCAATCGCACCACAAGCCGAGGCCTCAGTCACCACCGATGAGACCACCGCTGATAAGCCGAAAGAACAGAAGCAACGTCGTAATCGCCGTTCTCCTCGTCATCTTCGAGCCAGTGGCCAACGTCGTCGTCGCGGTCGTGATCGTCGCCCTAACCCATTCCGCCTACGTAAAGGTGGAGTTGCCTCTCCAGAGATGGCCATGGGTAAAGTGATGCCAAGTTACGGCATAACCAAACAAACGCCGAAGGCAGAAAAGCCAGCTCAAGAACAGAAGAGCGAGCAAAATGTCACACCAATAGGCGGGTTTGCATTCCCTGAGATGGCAATGGGTAAAGTGATTATTCGTCGCGAAGAGAGCCAAACCACAGAACCATTAGTCAAATCGCAACCAGCCCAAGAAGTGACGGTGGAAACAACCGTAGCCAGTCATGTTGAAGAGCACACCATTGAATCTAGTGTTGCTCAACAGCAGGTTGCAGAAAGCACGGTTGAGACAACCGATAACGTTGCAAAATCAGTCACAGAAACACCGGCTGAGTCAACAGAGCAAGGGGTTGTCGATACAGCCGTAGATGACAGTGCGACGCCAGTGGCACCCGTATCTGCTGACGCTACGCCAGATGCACAACCTGCAACGCCAGAAGTTAAAGTGACGGACAACAAAGCGAGCGATATGAAACACTATAAATTGCATGCTTCATCCGAGATGACCAAAGCACCGGGTACTCATGAGATGGCAGAGATAACGATCAATGCAGCACCATTCCGCACGGAACGTTATCAGTCAAAAGGCGCAGGTAGCCAAGCTGCTCGCAGCCAGGCTAGTGCCGAGATGGCGAACACGGCGAAATAA
- the rluC gene encoding 23S rRNA pseudouridine(955/2504/2580) synthase RluC, with translation MSEIRTQVQLVDIDDDMAGQRIDNFLRNQLKTVPKSMIYRIVRKGEVRVNKKRVKAEYKLMAGDTVRVPPVTIQTDESKQDAPVSTKLNKVAELEQRIIFEDEHMLILNKPSGTAVHCGSGLKFGAIEALRALRPQARFLELVHRIDRDTSGILLVAKKRSALRHLQAQFREKTVRKYYFALVMGQWKNSCKVVKAPLLKNDVNSIVRVNPNGKASETRFKILEKFKDATLIQASPVTGRTHQIRVHTQYTGHPIAWDDRYGDPRFDAYTAQFGIQRLFLHAANIQFVHPGSNEKMDISAPLEERLEKALARLRNDH, from the coding sequence ATGAGTGAGATAAGAACCCAAGTCCAACTTGTCGATATTGACGACGATATGGCTGGTCAACGCATCGATAATTTTTTGCGTAACCAATTAAAAACTGTTCCTAAGAGTATGATTTATCGGATCGTGCGTAAGGGAGAGGTGCGCGTAAATAAAAAGCGTGTCAAAGCCGAATACAAATTGATGGCTGGAGACACGGTACGTGTCCCGCCGGTGACCATTCAAACGGATGAGTCTAAGCAGGATGCACCAGTCAGCACCAAGCTCAATAAAGTGGCAGAGCTCGAGCAGCGCATCATTTTCGAAGATGAGCATATGCTGATTTTGAATAAGCCATCGGGTACGGCCGTTCATTGTGGCAGCGGTCTGAAGTTTGGTGCGATTGAAGCGTTACGCGCTTTACGCCCTCAAGCGCGATTTTTAGAATTAGTGCATCGTATTGACCGAGATACTTCGGGCATTTTGTTGGTCGCAAAGAAGCGCTCAGCACTGCGTCATTTACAAGCTCAATTTCGCGAAAAAACCGTGCGTAAATACTATTTCGCACTGGTGATGGGGCAATGGAAAAACAGCTGTAAAGTCGTAAAAGCCCCGTTGCTGAAAAATGATGTTAACAGTATTGTTCGCGTCAATCCAAACGGTAAAGCGTCTGAAACACGGTTTAAAATACTCGAGAAATTTAAAGATGCGACACTGATACAAGCGAGCCCGGTTACCGGTCGTACGCATCAGATTCGGGTACATACTCAATATACAGGCCATCCGATCGCTTGGGACGACCGCTATGGTGATCCTCGTTTTGATGCGTACACCGCGCAATTTGGTATTCAACGGCTCTTTTTACATGCGGCGAATATTCAATTTGTTCATCCAGGGTCGAATGAAAAAATGGACATCAGTGCGCCATTAGAAGAGCGCTTAGAAAAAGCGCTCGCTCGTTTGAGAAATGACCACTAA
- a CDS encoding Maf family protein, translated as MPNYQLVLSSTSPFRQELLKKLGLPFITASPECDESPLDHEQAADLVQRLAQNKAQSCQLSEPSLIIGSDQVCVVNNTIIGKPHTAEKAIEQLMNQSGQCITFYTGLAVYNNHTHECDVVLDTFNVHFRQLTRDMAENYVRKEQPLYCAGSFKCEGLGITLFERLEGDDPNSLIGLPLIQLTKLLEKHGIRAI; from the coding sequence ATGCCAAATTACCAACTCGTTTTATCGTCCACATCCCCATTCCGCCAAGAGTTACTCAAAAAATTGGGATTACCGTTTATTACAGCAAGTCCTGAGTGTGATGAAAGCCCACTCGACCATGAGCAAGCGGCCGATCTCGTTCAACGGTTAGCGCAAAACAAAGCGCAATCTTGTCAACTCAGCGAGCCCAGCCTCATCATTGGCAGCGATCAAGTTTGTGTGGTCAATAATACCATTATAGGCAAACCCCATACTGCAGAAAAAGCCATCGAGCAATTGATGAACCAAAGTGGCCAGTGCATCACTTTTTACACGGGCTTAGCCGTTTACAACAATCACACCCATGAGTGTGATGTGGTGTTAGATACCTTCAATGTTCACTTTCGTCAGCTCACCCGAGATATGGCTGAGAACTACGTCCGTAAAGAGCAACCGTTATATTGCGCTGGAAGCTTCAAATGCGAAGGTCTTGGTATCACGTTATTTGAACGCTTAGAAGGTGATGACCCTAACAGTTTGATCGGCTTACCACTGATTCAGCTGACGAAACTGTTAGAAAAACACGGTATACGAGCGATATAA
- the yceD gene encoding 23S rRNA accumulation protein YceD, protein MQKVKIPRTVDPGKAAQKRLDYDGIIQVSLLKRLAESVASVKRDAQVTLSFGLDEQRLVVISGKANIDVDLECQRCNQVFAYECDVEFTYTPYFSAKSEEDAPEEYDLVDLNEYGEVDLIQLIEDELILGLPHIAMHDESECSVDSNNLVFGELPTDVAEDKPNPFDVLKSLKK, encoded by the coding sequence ATGCAAAAGGTAAAAATACCGCGGACGGTTGATCCCGGCAAAGCCGCTCAGAAACGTCTAGACTACGATGGCATCATCCAAGTCAGTCTTTTAAAGCGCCTCGCAGAATCAGTCGCCAGCGTTAAACGCGATGCTCAAGTTACATTGTCATTTGGGTTGGATGAGCAGCGACTCGTTGTTATCTCTGGTAAAGCTAACATCGATGTAGACTTAGAATGTCAACGCTGTAATCAGGTTTTCGCATACGAATGCGATGTCGAATTCACTTATACGCCTTATTTTAGTGCGAAAAGCGAAGAAGACGCACCGGAAGAGTATGATTTGGTAGATCTAAACGAATACGGTGAAGTAGACCTTATCCAGTTAATCGAAGATGAACTCATCCTCGGTTTGCCTCATATTGCCATGCACGATGAGTCTGAATGTAGCGTTGATTCAAACAATTTGGTATTTGGTGAGCTTCCAACAGATGTTGCCGAAGACAAACCGAATCCATTCGATGTTTTAAAAAGTTTGAAGAAATAA
- the rpmF gene encoding 50S ribosomal protein L32, which translates to MAVQKNRKTRSKRGMRRSHDALTTAALSVDATSGETHLRHNVTADGYYRGKKVINK; encoded by the coding sequence ATGGCCGTACAAAAAAACCGTAAAACACGTTCTAAACGTGGCATGCGTCGTTCACACGATGCGCTTACTACAGCTGCCCTATCTGTAGATGCGACATCAGGTGAAACTCACCTACGTCACAACGTGACTGCTGACGGTTACTACCGTGGCAAAAAGGTTATCAACAAGTAA
- the plsX gene encoding phosphate acyltransferase PlsX, which produces MRNLTVALDAMGGDFGPRVTVPAAVQALSLFPELKVFLIGDQAQIAHQLSLLDCQPSTRLSIMHSDHVISDSIKPSFALRHSANTSMNMAIDCVANGEVDACVSGGNTGALMALSRFRLKVLPGVDRPALVSALPTATGNKTWMLDLGANVSSDADSLFQYAVMGAALAEEHLGRPARVAILNIGAEEIKGNDLVKRCSEMLSQTQSINYVGYIESNQILLDKADVIVSDGFVGNICLKACEGTAQLFIDKLKAKFSVSSIKGWVARKLFADLFIELKTLNPDQYNGASLLGLRGIVIKSHGSADVHAVVNAISEAVHEIKRQVPSRISDRLEAILLERHH; this is translated from the coding sequence TTGCGTAATTTAACCGTTGCACTTGATGCAATGGGCGGTGACTTCGGTCCCCGTGTAACAGTGCCTGCCGCCGTGCAGGCACTGTCGCTTTTCCCAGAGCTAAAAGTGTTTCTAATAGGCGATCAAGCACAAATCGCCCATCAACTGTCCCTGCTCGATTGCCAGCCGAGTACTCGTTTGAGTATTATGCATAGCGATCACGTCATTTCTGATTCTATCAAACCCTCATTTGCGTTACGCCATAGTGCCAATACTTCAATGAATATGGCCATAGATTGTGTAGCAAATGGTGAAGTGGATGCCTGTGTCAGTGGTGGTAATACCGGTGCACTGATGGCATTGTCACGATTTCGTCTTAAAGTATTACCTGGGGTTGATAGGCCTGCCTTAGTCTCAGCACTGCCAACGGCAACAGGCAATAAAACCTGGATGTTAGATCTGGGTGCGAATGTCTCCAGCGACGCCGACTCTTTATTTCAGTATGCTGTTATGGGAGCCGCTTTAGCCGAAGAACATTTAGGACGTCCTGCGCGTGTGGCGATATTGAATATTGGTGCCGAAGAAATTAAAGGCAATGATTTGGTCAAACGTTGTTCTGAAATGTTAAGTCAGACACAATCGATAAACTATGTTGGCTATATTGAGAGTAATCAGATACTTTTAGATAAAGCTGATGTTATTGTCAGTGATGGATTTGTTGGTAATATTTGTTTAAAAGCGTGTGAAGGGACGGCACAACTTTTTATTGATAAGCTGAAAGCGAAATTTTCAGTTTCATCCATAAAGGGTTGGGTGGCTCGGAAATTGTTTGCAGATTTATTTATTGAGCTAAAAACACTGAACCCCGACCAGTATAACGGTGCAAGTTTGCTAGGATTGCGCGGCATTGTCATAAAAAGTCACGGAAGCGCTGACGTACACGCTGTTGTAAATGCAATTTCTGAAGCGGTACACGAAATCAAACGACAAGTACCCAGCCGGATAAGCGATCGTTTGGAAGCGATTTTACTCGAGAGGCATCATTAG
- a CDS encoding beta-ketoacyl-ACP synthase III has translation MYSKILGTGSYLPSQIRSNADLEKMVDTSDEWIVTRTGIRERRIAQQNESVADMATIAAKNAIDMAGIDKNDIDMIIVATTSGSHAFPSSACQVQGNLGIKGCPAFDIAAACSGFVYGLSIADQHIKSGMCKKVLVIGADALSKTCDPTDRSTIILFGDAAGAVVLGASEEPGILSTHIYADGQFGELLSLENPENGGDSDKWLHMVGNEVFKVAVNQLSKLVKTTLAANNMDKSELDWLVPHQANLRIISATAKKLSLPMDQVVVTLDRHGNTSAATVPTALDEAVRDNRIKRGQTLLLEAFGGGFTWGSALVKF, from the coding sequence ATGTATAGCAAAATTTTAGGTACAGGCAGCTACCTGCCATCTCAGATTCGCTCAAACGCGGACTTAGAGAAAATGGTAGACACAAGTGATGAGTGGATTGTGACTCGCACTGGTATTCGCGAGCGACGCATTGCCCAGCAGAACGAGTCTGTTGCTGATATGGCAACGATTGCAGCTAAAAACGCCATTGATATGGCTGGCATCGATAAGAACGACATTGATATGATCATTGTCGCCACGACGAGTGGCAGTCATGCTTTTCCATCGTCTGCGTGTCAGGTGCAAGGCAACCTTGGTATTAAAGGCTGTCCCGCATTTGATATAGCGGCCGCATGTTCTGGGTTTGTTTATGGGCTATCGATCGCGGATCAACATATAAAATCGGGTATGTGTAAGAAGGTTTTAGTGATTGGTGCGGATGCGCTGTCTAAAACGTGTGATCCAACGGATCGTTCTACCATCATTTTGTTTGGTGACGCTGCCGGTGCTGTTGTGCTCGGGGCTAGCGAAGAACCCGGCATTTTGTCGACACATATCTATGCTGATGGCCAGTTCGGTGAACTACTGAGTCTTGAAAACCCAGAAAATGGGGGAGATTCAGACAAATGGTTACACATGGTTGGGAATGAAGTCTTTAAAGTGGCGGTTAATCAGTTGTCTAAACTGGTTAAAACAACGCTAGCAGCGAATAATATGGATAAAAGCGAATTGGATTGGCTGGTGCCACACCAAGCGAACTTGCGTATTATTTCTGCCACTGCGAAAAAATTATCCCTACCGATGGATCAAGTCGTCGTGACACTTGACCGCCATGGTAACACGTCAGCTGCGACGGTGCCGACGGCACTGGATGAAGCGGTACGTGATAACCGTATTAAACGC